A stretch of the Arthrobacter sp. PAMC 25486 genome encodes the following:
- a CDS encoding TetR/AcrR family transcriptional regulator codes for MPVEQPVEAESAAALGVERRAVDKFSLRRAELAAAALATLSEFGYARTSLREIAQGSGFSHGVFHYYFRDKVELITYCVREYKIACIAHYEEIAVNASSAEQVRLDFAAALAASARDDTAMHRLWYDLRNQSMFGNDFQADVAEVDGSLEQMIWRIVTAYAAFSHAEVALSRSAVYAVFDGMFQQALLGIHTGNNDAVAALQEGVWQVLPRLLDGFAPPPPPAG; via the coding sequence ATGCCCGTTGAACAACCGGTCGAGGCAGAATCAGCTGCTGCGCTGGGGGTTGAACGCAGAGCGGTGGACAAATTTTCACTGCGCAGGGCCGAACTTGCCGCGGCTGCCCTGGCGACCCTGTCGGAGTTCGGGTACGCACGCACCAGCCTGCGTGAAATTGCCCAGGGATCCGGCTTCTCGCACGGCGTTTTCCACTACTACTTTCGTGACAAGGTAGAACTGATCACGTACTGCGTGCGCGAGTACAAGATCGCCTGCATCGCGCACTATGAAGAAATTGCCGTAAATGCAAGCTCCGCCGAGCAGGTGCGGCTGGACTTTGCCGCGGCCCTGGCAGCGTCTGCCCGTGACGACACAGCCATGCACAGGCTCTGGTACGACCTGCGCAACCAAAGCATGTTTGGAAACGACTTCCAGGCCGATGTCGCCGAAGTGGACGGCAGCCTTGAGCAGATGATCTGGCGCATTGTCACTGCGTACGCAGCGTTCTCCCATGCCGAAGTGGCACTCTCCAGGAGCGCCGTGTACGCCGTGTTCGACGGGATGTTCCAACAGGCCCTCCTCGGCATCCACACCGGAAACAACGACGCCGTCGCGGCCCTGCAGGAAGGTGTCTGGCAGGTTCTGCCGCGGCTGCTTGACGGGTTCGCCCCCCCCCCCCCCCCGGCCGGCTGA
- a CDS encoding TetR/AcrR family transcriptional regulator → MTQLPHLDTQASSTSHPREESGVDHASAPSQDFATDFAGARDEQLRQTAHELFAANGLGVPLADVAKAAGVGVATLYRRYKDKDILILDVYRQHMAAGERFALTANGYEDSWAGIEYFLRRSTDQLLRDRGMRELVLGGYIGGAGWARGSTHKELIAALDEMEAKVTAQLKVLVASAKAAKSVREDFEHHDLLLISAMAQAALPVDHRGATAVGQRALQLLIEGIRPAPEQPL, encoded by the coding sequence ATGACACAGCTGCCGCATCTTGACACCCAGGCGAGCTCCACCAGTCACCCGCGTGAGGAATCCGGCGTCGACCACGCCAGTGCCCCGTCTCAGGATTTCGCCACCGACTTCGCCGGCGCACGTGACGAACAGTTGCGCCAAACGGCCCATGAACTCTTCGCTGCGAACGGGCTGGGCGTGCCTCTGGCTGACGTCGCCAAGGCGGCAGGCGTGGGCGTCGCCACCCTGTACCGACGATACAAGGACAAGGACATCTTGATCCTGGACGTTTACCGCCAACACATGGCTGCCGGTGAACGTTTTGCCCTCACAGCCAACGGCTACGAGGACTCCTGGGCGGGCATCGAGTACTTCCTGCGCCGCTCCACTGACCAGCTCCTGCGCGACCGCGGGATGCGTGAGCTGGTGCTGGGCGGCTACATCGGCGGTGCCGGCTGGGCCCGGGGCTCCACTCACAAGGAACTCATCGCCGCCCTTGACGAGATGGAGGCCAAGGTCACCGCCCAGCTGAAGGTCCTCGTGGCCAGCGCCAAGGCCGCGAAGTCGGTGCGCGAAGACTTCGAGCACCATGACCTGCTGCTCATCTCCGCCATGGCCCAAGCCGCCCTGCCGGTGGACCATCGGGGAGCCACGGCCGTGGGCCAGCGCGCCCTGCAACTTCTCATCGAGGGCATCCGTCCGGCCCCGGAACAGCCCCTGTAG
- a CDS encoding AMP-binding protein, whose product MPNEAAQREPVGDLAMIVGTGGTTGKPKGVMLTTRNLETMTAIVLMSYPFEGWPVYLALAPLTHAAGVLCFPILARGGEIVIMPQPDIAEFAVLLERHRVTHTFLPPTLIYMLLGLADLDVRDLSSLQCFWYGAAPMSVSRLEEALHRIGPMMAQLFGQTEAPMMISTMSPAEHFLPDGSIAVARLASAGRAAPLVTVAVMDDAGRALGQGERGEIVVRSSLVMAGYYKDAAATADVNRFGWHHTGDIGYLDGEGYLFIVDRAKDMIITGGFNVYSAEVEQSIMRYPGVRDCAVIGLPDAKWGEQVTAVVQIDPAVPVDVEALRLFVKRELGSVKTPKVIEVWTDLPRSKVGKVLKAEIKRDLLGR is encoded by the coding sequence GTGCCGAACGAAGCGGCGCAGCGGGAACCCGTTGGCGACCTTGCCATGATCGTCGGCACCGGTGGAACCACCGGGAAGCCCAAGGGTGTCATGTTGACCACCCGCAACCTGGAGACCATGACGGCCATCGTGCTCATGAGCTATCCGTTTGAGGGGTGGCCCGTGTACCTTGCGCTGGCCCCGTTGACGCATGCTGCCGGGGTGCTGTGCTTCCCGATCCTGGCGCGCGGCGGGGAGATCGTCATCATGCCCCAGCCTGACATCGCCGAATTTGCCGTGCTGCTTGAACGGCACCGCGTGACGCACACGTTCCTGCCGCCCACGCTGATCTACATGCTGCTCGGGCTGGCGGACCTTGACGTCCGGGATCTGTCTTCACTGCAGTGCTTCTGGTACGGCGCGGCACCCATGTCCGTCTCCAGGCTGGAGGAGGCGCTGCACCGGATCGGTCCCATGATGGCGCAGCTGTTTGGGCAGACCGAGGCGCCCATGATGATTTCCACGATGTCCCCGGCGGAACACTTCCTGCCCGACGGGTCCATCGCCGTGGCCCGCCTGGCCTCCGCTGGCCGCGCCGCACCTCTTGTCACGGTCGCCGTGATGGACGACGCCGGGCGGGCGCTGGGGCAGGGGGAGCGCGGTGAGATTGTGGTGCGGAGTTCCTTGGTCATGGCCGGCTACTACAAGGACGCAGCGGCCACGGCGGATGTGAACAGGTTCGGCTGGCACCACACGGGCGACATTGGCTATCTCGACGGGGAAGGGTACCTGTTCATTGTGGACCGGGCCAAGGACATGATCATCACGGGCGGTTTCAACGTGTACTCCGCCGAGGTGGAACAATCCATCATGCGGTATCCGGGCGTGCGAGACTGCGCCGTGATCGGACTGCCCGATGCGAAGTGGGGTGAGCAGGTGACCGCCGTGGTGCAAATTGATCCTGCTGTGCCGGTGGATGTTGAGGCGCTCCGGCTGTTTGTGAAGCGTGAGCTGGGCAGTGTCAAAACACCCAAGGTCATCGAGGTGTGGACAGATCTGCCCCGGTCCAAGGTGGGCAAGGTACTCAAGGCCGAGATCAAGAGGGACCTGCTGGGGCGGTAA
- a CDS encoding dihydrofolate reductase family protein, translating to MRKLVYFISLTLDGFIAGPGDEVDFFNGSADYMQRMMADYTDLLPHQAREHLGLADAPLTRFDTVVMGRRTYDPALQLGVASPYSHLRQIVFSRSLASTNPQVLVTDSDPVATIRGFKGEDSRLDIYLAGGGQLAAVLLSEIDELIIKRYPVVIGSGVPAFDRKFAPAHFSVVENVVFESGNSITRFKPLAQAGPAGNSPGEMA from the coding sequence ATGCGCAAGTTGGTCTACTTCATTTCACTCACGCTCGACGGCTTCATTGCGGGACCGGGCGACGAAGTCGATTTCTTCAACGGATCCGCGGACTACATGCAGCGCATGATGGCTGACTACACTGACCTCCTTCCCCATCAGGCACGGGAACACCTGGGACTCGCAGACGCGCCACTCACCCGCTTCGACACAGTCGTGATGGGCCGGCGGACCTATGATCCGGCACTTCAATTGGGGGTCGCCAGCCCGTACTCCCACCTGCGCCAGATCGTTTTTTCCCGCAGCCTTGCCTCCACAAATCCGCAGGTGTTGGTCACGGACTCCGATCCGGTTGCCACCATTCGCGGGTTCAAGGGGGAAGACTCACGCTTGGACATTTATCTGGCGGGTGGCGGGCAACTCGCGGCCGTCCTGCTTTCTGAAATCGACGAGCTCATCATCAAGCGGTACCCCGTTGTCATTGGTTCCGGCGTGCCCGCCTTTGACCGGAAGTTCGCGCCGGCCCACTTCTCCGTGGTCGAGAACGTAGTTTTCGAGTCGGGGAATTCAATCACCAGATTCAAGCCGCTGGCCCAGGCCGGACCAGCAGGAAATTCACCAGGAGAAATGGCATGA
- a CDS encoding MFS transporter codes for MSTTTQTKKAKQSKLAAPDPQRTTLRWWSMLAIGMSQLMVVLDATIMNVALPSAQLELNFSDTLRPWVITSYALAFGGLLLLGGRIADLMGRKQIFLIGLVGFAVASALGGAAPTFAVLLAARVLQGIFAALLAPAALSLLTTTFTDPAERGKAFGIYGALAGAGGAVGLLLGGVLTEFMTWRWTLYVNIAFAAVAFVIGLIAIAPTMRERGVKLDVPGAIFATLGFFSVVFGFANAEEHGFAAVGTWGFLTLGVLLLVVFVLLQRKGKSPLLPLPIVVHRDRGASMLAIFVAGAVIFGVNLYLVYYLQIVLGFTPLQTGLAVLPLCLGIMISAIISTSVLMPKLGAKLLVPAGMMVSAIGSVLLMAAKADSSYALHVAVPMFIVAIGLGAIISSAMSVGTLGVDRHHAGAASAAVNASQQLGGSIGLAVLNTLVAGATITALDGGEGRLESLVSGYSGAYLACAVLLVVGAIVTALMYRGRDHTAVSTGEAAVHM; via the coding sequence ATGAGCACTACAACGCAAACGAAAAAGGCCAAGCAATCCAAACTAGCCGCGCCGGATCCCCAGCGGACCACCCTGCGCTGGTGGTCGATGCTCGCCATCGGCATGTCCCAGCTGATGGTGGTCCTCGACGCCACCATCATGAATGTCGCACTGCCCAGTGCCCAGCTTGAACTGAACTTCTCGGACACGCTCCGTCCGTGGGTGATCACCTCCTACGCACTTGCCTTTGGTGGTCTGCTGCTCCTGGGTGGCCGCATTGCGGACCTCATGGGCCGCAAGCAGATCTTCCTCATTGGCTTGGTCGGCTTCGCAGTCGCCTCGGCACTGGGTGGCGCCGCACCGACCTTCGCAGTCCTGCTGGCGGCCCGCGTGCTGCAGGGCATTTTCGCAGCACTGCTGGCCCCGGCCGCACTGTCGCTGCTCACCACCACGTTTACCGATCCGGCCGAACGTGGCAAAGCCTTTGGCATCTACGGTGCACTCGCCGGTGCCGGTGGTGCCGTCGGGCTTCTGCTGGGCGGCGTCCTCACGGAATTCATGACCTGGCGCTGGACCCTCTACGTGAACATTGCCTTCGCCGCAGTCGCCTTCGTTATCGGCTTGATTGCCATCGCACCGACCATGCGGGAGCGCGGGGTCAAACTGGATGTTCCCGGCGCGATTTTCGCCACCCTGGGCTTCTTCTCCGTGGTGTTCGGTTTCGCGAATGCTGAAGAGCACGGATTTGCTGCCGTTGGCACCTGGGGGTTTCTGACCCTTGGCGTTCTGCTCCTCGTCGTCTTTGTCCTGTTGCAACGCAAGGGAAAGTCCCCGTTGCTGCCCCTGCCGATCGTGGTTCACCGTGACCGCGGCGCGTCCATGCTGGCCATCTTTGTAGCTGGTGCAGTGATCTTCGGCGTGAACTTGTACCTGGTGTACTACCTGCAGATCGTGCTCGGTTTCACCCCGCTGCAGACAGGGCTGGCCGTGCTGCCACTGTGCCTGGGGATCATGATCTCCGCCATCATTTCCACATCGGTGCTCATGCCCAAGCTGGGCGCCAAGCTGCTGGTGCCAGCCGGAATGATGGTTTCCGCCATCGGTTCCGTCCTGCTCATGGCTGCCAAAGCCGACAGCAGCTACGCCCTCCACGTGGCCGTGCCCATGTTCATCGTCGCCATCGGCCTCGGTGCCATTATTTCCTCTGCCATGAGCGTCGGCACGTTGGGTGTTGATCGCCACCACGCCGGTGCCGCATCGGCGGCCGTCAACGCTTCTCAGCAACTCGGTGGCTCCATTGGCCTCGCCGTGCTCAACACACTCGTTGCCGGGGCCACCATTACCGCGCTCGACGGTGGTGAGGGCCGGCTTGAGTCCCTTGTGAGCGGCTACTCGGGGGCCTACCTTGCCTGTGCCGTCCTCTTGGTGGTTGGTGCCATCGTGACGGCGCTGATGTACCGCGGCCGCGATCACACAGCCGTTTCCACGGGTGAAGCCGCCGTCCACATGTGA
- a CDS encoding dihydrofolate reductase family protein, producing the protein MKLTLTEFVSLDGVSQGPGSPEEDTSGGFTRGGWFVPHMDQDFIDQAAEWLGQADALLLGRRTYDAFARDWPQITDPHDPFTARMNSLPKYVASTRLTAGPWKPTTILTGDTAAAIAELKAGPGREIQIHGSARLAQSLFAVGLIDELRLVVAPVIVGSGRRLFPDGSTPTGLRLVSSRTTPGGLAIHSYQVTGNPDFATYTGAADVSSS; encoded by the coding sequence ATGAAACTGACGTTGACGGAGTTTGTGAGCTTGGACGGGGTGTCGCAGGGCCCGGGGTCGCCCGAGGAGGACACCAGCGGCGGATTCACCCGGGGCGGGTGGTTCGTCCCGCACATGGACCAGGACTTCATCGACCAAGCCGCCGAATGGCTCGGCCAGGCAGATGCCCTCCTGCTGGGCCGGCGCACCTACGACGCGTTCGCCAGGGACTGGCCGCAGATCACCGATCCCCATGATCCGTTCACCGCCCGCATGAACAGCCTGCCGAAATACGTCGCCTCCACCAGACTGACGGCGGGCCCGTGGAAACCAACCACCATCCTGACCGGTGACACGGCGGCCGCGATTGCCGAGCTCAAGGCGGGCCCCGGCCGGGAGATCCAAATCCACGGCAGCGCCCGGCTGGCCCAATCGCTTTTTGCCGTCGGGCTGATCGACGAACTCCGGCTCGTGGTGGCCCCCGTCATCGTGGGCAGCGGCCGCCGCTTGTTCCCCGACGGCAGCACGCCCACCGGCCTGCGCCTGGTCTCCAGCCGCACCACCCCCGGCGGGCTGGCAATCCACAGCTACCAGGTCACCGGAAACCCAGATTTTGCCACGTACACCGGCGCCGCTGACGTTTCTTCATCCTGA
- a CDS encoding LysR family transcriptional regulator: protein MNLEQLRSFVEVARIGHFTRAAAQLHLAQPSLSRQISTLEVDLGAELFHRARGNITLTDAGESLLPLARRMLADADNVRYEMQELAGLRKGRVRLGATPTLCISLVADVLTSFHAAYPGIDLHLTEQGSRGLLDELAGGALDLALVTTSEDSSASSASFQRAPLLTEELVVIAAKDSPLLHGVASLTLAELAALPQITFHESYDLRATTMQAFHDAGLAARVVLEGAEMDAVLRCVERGLGVAVVPAMVMVDRPGLRSVRLTAPRLTRSISLAHRKDVTLTRAALAMQEMILSTADVLSSSAAAGTGGLITRAR from the coding sequence ATGAACCTGGAACAACTCCGCAGCTTCGTGGAAGTAGCACGCATCGGCCATTTCACGCGTGCCGCCGCACAATTGCACTTGGCCCAGCCATCGCTCAGCCGACAAATTTCCACACTGGAAGTGGATCTTGGCGCCGAGCTTTTCCACCGGGCCCGGGGCAACATCACACTCACTGACGCTGGCGAATCACTACTTCCACTGGCCAGGCGCATGCTCGCCGACGCCGACAACGTCCGCTACGAGATGCAGGAACTGGCCGGCTTGCGGAAGGGGCGGGTACGGCTCGGTGCCACTCCGACGCTGTGCATCAGCCTCGTTGCAGACGTGCTGACCTCGTTCCACGCTGCATACCCCGGAATCGACCTGCACCTGACGGAGCAGGGGTCGCGCGGCCTGCTTGATGAACTGGCCGGCGGCGCCCTGGACCTGGCGCTCGTCACGACCTCGGAGGACAGTTCCGCTTCCTCGGCCAGCTTCCAGCGTGCTCCGCTGCTCACCGAGGAACTTGTGGTTATCGCGGCGAAGGACAGTCCGTTGCTGCATGGCGTGGCGTCCCTGACCCTTGCGGAGCTTGCAGCGCTTCCGCAAATCACGTTCCATGAAAGCTACGATCTGCGCGCCACGACGATGCAGGCCTTCCATGACGCAGGACTCGCCGCCAGGGTGGTCCTCGAAGGCGCGGAAATGGATGCCGTGCTTCGTTGCGTGGAGCGCGGGCTGGGCGTCGCGGTGGTTCCGGCCATGGTCATGGTCGACCGCCCGGGACTGCGTTCGGTCAGGCTCACCGCCCCGCGACTCACGCGCTCGATCAGCCTTGCGCACCGCAAGGACGTGACGTTGACGCGAGCCGCGCTGGCCATGCAGGAGATGATACTCAGCACCGCGGATGTCCTCTCCTCCTCGGCCGCAGCAGGCACGGGCGGACTGATCACCCGGGCACGGTAG
- a CDS encoding MarR family transcriptional regulator produces MGHRGFKDAELAVLEAMARNPGATISEVTRRTRLAQSLFARITRVMADAVVVTMTSDGRDPPDGPRRTRSQDRARTIQRAGDSISDAPATHTAALTPDGRVELEHHLGEAGPSLRMNADRTDRQKGLAPQDE; encoded by the coding sequence ATGGGCCACAGGGGGTTCAAGGACGCTGAACTTGCAGTACTTGAAGCCATGGCCCGCAACCCCGGGGCAACTATCAGCGAGGTCACCCGGCGGACCAGGCTCGCCCAGAGCCTATTTGCCCGCATCACCCGTGTGATGGCCGACGCCGTCGTCGTCACCATGACCTCTGACGGCCGTGACCCCCCGGATGGTCCGCGCCGGACTCGATCCCAGGACCGCGCCCGGACCATCCAACGCGCGGGCGACAGCATCTCTGATGCCCCTGCCACGCACACGGCCGCGCTTACCCCCGATGGACGGGTCGAGCTCGAGCACCACCTCGGCGAAGCGGGGCCCTCGCTCCGCATGAACGCGGACCGCACGGATCGTCAGAAGGGCCTGGCTCCACAAGACGAGTAG
- a CDS encoding transposase produces MGSNRCGGSSTWSAAPARTIIDTVFGPASIGETTYTPRLLRGMIILADRSFASVGLLHQIRDVGAEFLVRVIGARINLQQGSMLRSRTGQLTPSH; encoded by the coding sequence TTGGGGTCCAACCGCTGCGGTGGATCTTCGACCTGGTCCGCGGCACCCGCACGCACCATCATTGACACGGTCTTCGGGCCAGCCAGTATCGGGGAAACCACCTACACCCCGCGCCTGCTGCGCGGCATGATCATCCTGGCGGACAGGAGTTTCGCCTCAGTCGGGCTGCTGCATCAGATCCGCGATGTGGGCGCAGAATTCCTGGTGCGGGTGATCGGCGCGAGAATCAACCTGCAGCAAGGCAGCATGCTGCGTTCAAGGACCGGTCAACTCACACCGTCGCACTGA
- a CDS encoding L-aspartate oxidase, which produces MRTTNPNEQQISTTVLVIGTGGSGLRAAIELAEMGVDVLAVGKRPRNDAHTSLAAGGINAALGTMDKEDTWQQHAADTIKESYMLANPHTVAIVARGAAQGIHDLERYGMGFAREEDGRISQRFFGAHTFRRTAFAGDYTGLEIQRSLVNRAEQLKLPILDSVYITRLLVRDNQVFGAYGFDINTGKRYLIHADSVILAAGGHTRIWRRTSSRRDENTGDAFRLAVDAGARLRDPELVQFHPSGIIQPESAAGTLISEAARGEGGILRNALGERFMERYDPIRKELSTRDRVALAAYTEIKEGRGTQNGGVWLDISHLPRETIMERLPRVYQTMLEVQMLDVTVEPIEIAPTAHYSMGGVWVRPEDHSTDVNGLYAIGEASSGLHGANRLGGNSLIELLVFGRIVAQAAAKYSASLESQPRSAEAITGARAEIDDLLAADGQENVRELQRAIRNMMTDHAGVVRDEEGLLAGLAKLGDIEGRMESVGIHPDIAGYQDLAHAFDLKGSALAARATLEAALERRETRGCHNRSDYPQMDDSLRVNLVWSPSEGVVREEIPEIPAEISELIKEVSSAGKLVE; this is translated from the coding sequence ATGAGGACAACGAACCCGAACGAACAGCAAATCTCCACCACCGTCCTGGTCATCGGCACCGGCGGATCGGGCCTGCGGGCCGCAATCGAGCTGGCGGAAATGGGGGTCGACGTGCTCGCGGTCGGCAAGCGACCGCGCAACGACGCCCATACATCGCTCGCGGCCGGAGGCATCAACGCCGCCCTGGGCACCATGGACAAGGAAGATACCTGGCAGCAGCATGCCGCGGACACCATCAAGGAAAGTTACATGCTGGCCAACCCCCACACGGTGGCGATTGTCGCCCGCGGCGCTGCCCAGGGGATCCACGACCTTGAGCGCTACGGCATGGGATTCGCCCGCGAAGAGGACGGGCGCATTTCCCAGCGCTTCTTCGGTGCCCACACCTTCCGCCGCACCGCCTTTGCCGGAGACTACACGGGCCTGGAAATTCAGCGCAGCCTGGTGAACCGGGCCGAACAGCTGAAGCTGCCGATCCTCGACTCTGTCTACATCACCCGGTTACTCGTGCGCGACAACCAGGTTTTCGGTGCCTACGGCTTCGACATCAACACAGGCAAGCGCTACCTCATCCACGCGGACTCAGTCATCCTGGCCGCCGGCGGACACACCCGCATCTGGCGCCGCACCTCCTCGCGCCGAGACGAAAACACCGGGGATGCATTCCGCCTCGCCGTCGACGCGGGGGCCCGGTTGCGCGACCCGGAACTGGTGCAGTTCCACCCTTCCGGCATCATCCAACCGGAAAGCGCTGCAGGCACCTTGATCTCCGAGGCGGCCCGCGGCGAAGGCGGCATCCTGCGCAATGCACTCGGGGAACGGTTCATGGAACGCTACGACCCGATCCGCAAGGAACTCTCCACCCGCGATAGGGTGGCGCTGGCCGCCTACACCGAGATCAAGGAAGGCCGCGGGACACAGAACGGCGGCGTCTGGCTTGATATCTCGCACCTGCCGCGCGAAACCATCATGGAGCGCCTGCCTCGCGTCTATCAGACCATGCTTGAAGTGCAGATGCTCGACGTCACCGTCGAACCCATCGAAATCGCACCCACAGCGCACTACTCCATGGGCGGGGTCTGGGTCCGTCCGGAGGACCACAGCACCGATGTCAACGGACTCTATGCCATTGGCGAGGCTTCCAGTGGCCTCCACGGAGCCAACCGCCTGGGTGGCAACTCGTTGATTGAACTGTTGGTCTTCGGCCGCATCGTTGCGCAGGCCGCTGCCAAGTACTCGGCTTCCCTGGAATCCCAGCCGCGCTCTGCGGAGGCCATCACCGGGGCCCGGGCCGAGATCGATGACCTGCTGGCCGCGGACGGGCAGGAAAATGTTCGCGAACTGCAGCGTGCCATCCGCAATATGATGACCGACCATGCAGGCGTGGTGCGGGACGAAGAAGGCCTGTTGGCAGGTCTGGCGAAGCTTGGAGACATCGAAGGACGCATGGAATCCGTAGGGATCCATCCCGACATTGCCGGCTACCAAGACCTTGCCCATGCCTTTGACCTGAAGGGTTCGGCGTTGGCCGCCCGGGCCACCCTCGAGGCGGCTCTTGAACGCAGGGAGACCCGTGGATGCCACAACCGCTCTGACTATCCGCAGATGGATGATTCACTGCGGGTGAATTTGGTGTGGTCGCCAAGTGAGGGTGTGGTGCGCGAAGAGATCCCGGAGATCCCTGCGGAGATCTCTGAATTGATCAAGGAAGTCTCGTCGGCCGGCAAACTGGTCGAATAG